The Clupea harengus chromosome 26, Ch_v2.0.2, whole genome shotgun sequence region ttgacatcattcaaatgttcgtatcgtgggaatggcaacagctgttatctagaaacatagttatgctatgttatgctaaacacgtagtgagaacagtacataggctttacttatccacaacgaagtgcacctgttggtattacaaaaggaatAAAATGctatgaatatctcagccttcacataaaatgaaaaaaaaaaaccagcctgtgtcactgatctgtctggTCTTCTGCCTGCATCCTGCCTGcatttctgccgttctcattctatgcttatcaatcggttttgctatccttgttgatttatttgatctgtagaggtgtttatgttgttcaatttcatatattaatttaaagtcgtccaatttcaagtaacccattcttcaacactatctgctaccttatcttcaaaccgAAAGTAACGGTAAATCTCCATTGCAACAGCtttcgagggtttgggaaataattgctgctgatttgcttatttcttatttacttGTTTGGTGGAGGCAATCCAGAATTACTGTTGATAAAATTAtaatcagaccccccccccccccccccccccccccccccccccttaaaaaaaacctctttggATCTGCACGATTCACACAAGTCACCCAAACTGACGTGAAAAAAGCGGGAGGCGCCGAAAAGCGCGCTGTTTGCATCCCTGAAAATAACAAATTCCCCAAAAACAAACCAGATATCTACCTGTCCAACAGAAATACAGCAACCATGACAACCATGACATCACTTATCAGTCCCTTCAACTCCCTCAGTTGTCACCATGGTGACCTGCGTTGGATTGAAGAGCTATGTtatagcttgttatgctaactGCCACACCACAAACTAATGTCACAAACCAACAACTGCCtggcttcctcacacacacacacacacacacacacacacacacacgcacacacacttgactcTCATTCTTCCATGCTGGTGACGTAGTCGTTGGCCAtgttgatgatgtgtgtgacgGAGGACAGGATGAGGGCGTCCATCTTATCGTCCAGCTGAGTCTCGTCTTGGTAGTTCTTCACTGGGAAGATGCTGCTCAAGGAGACACCCAGCTTTTCACTGCACTCCTCCAtctgcagacagacaccacacacacacacacacacacacacacacacacacacacacacacacacacacacacacgcacatacacacacacacacaaatacacgcacacacacgtatgtaaaTGCTTTTGTTTGGAgcaacaggcacacaaacatgcccccccccccgcctcacacacgtacatgcagacagacaaacccaCACAGACGCACTAACacatcaggccgtacctaacccagtatgccacccagctgctggtgcaaaccttggtgagttcccgccttgactactgcaacgccctcctaacgggcttgccggcttgcgtggtgaaaccactacagatgatccagaacgcggcagcgcatctggtgttcaaccaaccaaagagggcacacgtcaccccgctactcatcaagctccactggctgcctgtagctgcttgcattaagttcaagtcacttatgcttgcctacagagtgcttgctggttctgctcccacctacttaaatgctcttgtaagggcaaatgttacacccaggatgctgcgctcgtctagtgagcgtcgtttggctctgccgtctgtgcaagcacggcaatccagactattctctgCCTAGCACCACCAGAGCAagggcatccctctctacctttaggaagcttttgaagacccaactcttcagagagcacgtcgctttggacaaaagcgtctgctaaatgactaaatataaatgtaacacagacacagacacagacgcagacacacacacacacacacacacacacacacacacacacacacacacttattctaAAAGTAagatactcatacacacacacacagacactcatacacacacacacatagagacacttatacgcacacacaaacagacactcatacacacacacttatatacagacacacagagatactcatacacacacatacacagatactcatacacacacacacacacagatactcatacacacacacacagaccttatCTTTGATGGTCTTGCTGGTGTACAACTCTCTCAGGTCCTCTCTCACCAGTGAGCTGGCTTTGTCAACCATcgtcatgacaacagcttgGGGTATATCTGCAACATTTCAAGCACAGTTCAGAACCTCCAGCCTGCCCCACCTAGAGAGATCAGTCATCAACCTGCCCCATAGAGAGAGATCAGTCATcagcctcccccccctctctctctctctcccccccccccccccccccccctctctctctctctgtctcttaattTAGTTCTCTAAttttctgattcatgttcatggGCACATTAATGTAATCAGTCTGAGATCCATcaccccttccttcctctctctctctctatcagtctgaGATCaattacccctctctctctctatcagtctgaGATCAattacccctctctccctctctctctctatcagtctgaGATCAattacccctctctccctctctctctctatcagtctgaGATGAattacccctctccctctctctctctctctatcagtctgaGATCAAttacccctctccccctctctctctttatcagtcTGAGATCActaccctctccccctctctctctctttatcagtcTGAGATcacttacccctctctctctctctctccctctctctctccctctctctctctatcagtctaaGATCACTtaccctgtgctctctctctctctccttctctctctctcagtctaagATCActtacccctctccctctctctctttatcagtcTGAGATcacttacctctctctctccctctctctctctctctatcagtctaaGATcacttacctctctctctctttccctctctctctatcagtctaaGATCActtacccctctccctccctctctctccctctccccctctctctctccctctctctccctctctctatcagtctaaGATCACTTACCtctatcgctctccctctctctctctatcagtctaaGATCACTtaccctgtgctctctctctctctccctctctctatcagtctaaGATCACTTAccctgggctctctctctctctctctatccatgatcacttacccctctctctccctctctctctctccctctctcgctctctctcagtctaagATCActtaccccccctctctctctctctctttctctctcagtctaagATCacttacctccctctctccctctctctctccccctctctctctctctcagtctaagATCACttacctccctttctctctctctatcagtctaagatcacttacccccccccccctctctctctatcagtctaaGATCACTtaccctgtgctctctctctccccctctctctctctctccctctctctatcagtctaaGATCacttacccctctctccctctctctctctccctctctcactctctctctctctctctctttctctcagtctaaGATCACTTAccccgcgctctctctctcactgtcttcatcTTAGTGATGACGCTGTCGTCCATGTTGGAGATGGCGTCAGCTGAGACCACCATGACCAGACAGTGAGCCTGATCACTCAGACTAGGCTTGCTGTGATAGTAGGCCCCCTCGTCAAACAGGGGAGACACAGGattaaactgagagagagagagagagagagagagagagggagagggaaagagagggagagggagagagagagagagagagacagagagagggagagggagcgaacattatcggtgaccatgccattttcaataacGTTAATCAGGTCTCTCCGTCAACAATGGAATGCATCCTGAAAATACATCAGgttcaaatgaaacaactttatctgtactgtattttcatttttttttttttactgtaattgtaacctgtactggatacaGAATTTaacgtttgtctgatatttgctgagcttacagtgttatgcacactactgtagtagcatgaaaactgggacatgttttgttgttgattctccatgttgacatgttgactgatttgggtatatggagagaaatacattatattttcatcagtctgcagcattggtcttgtgtagtgtttggtgaaattattgtatatttgcattttctctgtgttcacttaaactactctaatcactgagaagtagaattgctaaaagtgttttaggtttgcaacagcagtgtgtaaatGGTCCAAACAGAATTAagtcatagtgtgtgtttcatatggtaacaaaatatggtacacacattcattttatgCAGTTTTTTCTCTATCCATGtttgcagggatggattaagtACAGATATCTTAACAGAAAATTACGTTGGAAGAAGACTATTACTTGAGTAAGTATCTGatatttactgtacttaagtattaaaataaatgttctgaCATTAAATATACTTAAGCAttgaaagtaaataaaaaaaacattaaaagtattgaaagtaaaagtataaGTAAAGGCTGTTAGTAAAAAAAGAATGATGACGTTTATTCTTTTCAAGCTAGGGTAGGCCATTCTGGAGAAACCATGAAGAGGAACATAGATGTTGAATGTATGCAGCTGACAGAAACCCTGCCCTCTTCTGTCAGACACCTCCAAAGCATCTCAtctccaaccctaaccctaaccctgccaTCTTCTGTCAGAGCCCTCCAAAGCATCTCAtctccaaccctaaccctaacccagccaTCTTCTGTCAGACCCCTCCAAAGCATCTCAtctccaaccctaaccctaaccctgccctCTTCTGTCAGACCCCTCCAAAGCATCTCAtctccaaccctaaccctaacccagccaTCTTCTGTCAGACCCCTCCAAAGCTACATCTCAtctccaaccctaaccctaacccagcccTCTTCTGTCAGAGCCCTCCAAAGCATCTCAtctccaaccctaaccctaacccagccaTCTTCTGTCAGACACCTCCAAAGCATCTCAtctccaaccctaaccctaacccagcccTCTTCTGTCAGAGCCCTCCAAAGCATCTCAtctccaaccctaaccctaacccagccaTCTTCTGTCAGACCCCTCCAAAGCTACATCTCAtctccaaccctaaccctaaccctgccaTCTTCTGTCAGACCCCTTCAAAGCATCTCATctccaaccctaaccctgccaTCTTCTGTCAGACCCCTCCAAAGCATCTCAtctccaaccctaaccctaaccctgccctCTTCTGTCAGACCCCTCCAAAGCATCTCAtctccaaccctaaccctaacccagccaTCTTCTGTCAGACCCCTTCAAAGCTACATCTCATCTCCAAAAAAGCTACTTTGCAACTACTTCATGTTTCATTCACATGTCTCATTCTCACAACTTCAAAATAATATTTAGAGACGAGATCAGAGAAGATACGTTACAAACATATCACTGCCTGACTACTGCCAGAGTGGCTAACCCTACTGCCAGAGTGCCAGAGTGCTCTACTGCCAGAGTGCTCTACTGCCAGAGTGCTCTACTGCCAGAGTGCCAGAGTGCCAGAGTGCCTAACCCTACTGCCAGAGTGCCTAACCCTACTGCCAGAGTGCTCTACTGCCAGAGTGCCAGAGTGCTCTACTGCCAGAGTGCCTCACCCTACTGCCAGAGTGCTCTACTGCCAGAGTGCCAGAGTGCTCTACTGCCAGAGTGCCTCACCCTACTGCCAGAGTGCTCTACTGCCAGAGTGCCAGAGTGCTCTACTGCCAGAGTGCCTCACCCTACTGCCAGAGTGCTCTACTGCCAGAGTGCCAGAGTGCTCTACTGCCAGAGTGCCTCACCCTACTGCCAGAGTGCCAGAGTGCCTCACCCTACTGCCAAATGCTCTACTGCCAGAGTGCCAGAGTGCCTAACCCTACTGCCAGAGTGCCTCACCCTACTGCCAGAGTGCCAGAGTGCCTAACCCTACTGCCCAGAGTACTCTACTGCCAGAGTGCCAGAGTGCCTAACCCTACTGCCAGAGTGCCAGAGTGCCTAACCCTACTGCCCAGAGTACTCTACTGCCAGAGTGCCAGAGTGCCTAACCCTACTGCCAGAGTGCCTCACCCTACTGCCAGAGTGCCAGAGTGCCAGAGTGCTCTACTGCCAGAGTGCTCTACTGCCAGAGTGCTCTACTGCCAGAGTGCCAGAGTGCCAGAGTGCCTAACCCTACTGCCAGAGTGCCTAACCCTACTGCCCAGAGTGCTCTACTGCCAGAGTGCCAGAGTGCTCTACTGCCAGAGTGCCTCACCCTACTGCCAGAGTGCTCTACTGCCAGAGTGCCAGAGTGCTCTACTGCCAGAGTGCCTCACCCTACTGCCAGAGTGCTCTACTGCCAGAGTGCCAGAGTGCCAGAGTGCCACACCCTACTGCCAGAGTGCAAGTCCACGGGAAAGCATTGGAGACGAGCGCAGAGAAGATAAAATACATATTCCTTAATGCTAAGACTGCTTCCCTAATCAGGTCATACTAAAGCTGGTCCCCTAATGCTAAGGCTGCTTCCCTAATGCTAAGACTGCTTCCTTAATGCTAAGGCTGCTGTtagtatcgtgtgtgtgtgtgtgtgtgtgtgtgtgtgtgtatgtgagtgattTGTGCACACCTTGTAACCGGCCTTAATTCTCCCCTTCAAGGCATTGGTGATGTCATCAACATGTGCCCCAGCTTTGGCTCCGCCCTCCAGTCCCATGACATCAGCAACGGCAAAAGGAAACAGTCCAGATGCGCCGTCCTTAAATGTGTAGTTTTTATTCTGTGGGAAAAATACACACAGTTGTACACAttacagtgtgcgtgtgtgtttgtgtgtgtgtgtgtgtgtttatgagtgtgtatgtgtgtgtgtgtgtgtttttgtatatgtgtatgtgtgcgtgtgtgtgtccgtgtgtgtgtgtctgtgtgtgtacatgtgtgtgtctgtgtgttcgtgtgtgtgtgtgtttatgtgtctgtgtgtgtgtgtgtgtgtgtgtgtgtatgtgtctctgttgtgtgtgtgtgtgtgtgtgtgtgtgtgtgtatgtatgtgtgtgtgtatgtatgtgtgtctgtgtgtgtgtgtgtgtgtgtgtgtgtctgtgtgtgtgtgtgtgtgtgcatgagactCACTCTGATGGTAAATCCTGTAGCAGAGTGTGCTGTTGGTgcgggtgttgtgtgtgtgtgtgtgtgtgtgtgtgtgtgtatgtgtgtgtgtagtttgtgtgtgtcatgtgtgtgcgcattagtCTCACTCTGATGGTAAATCCTGTAGCAGAGTGTGCTGTTGGtactggtgttggtgttgtgtgtgtgtgtgtgcatgagtgtgtgtgtgtgtgtgtgtgtatgagtgtgtgtgtgtgtgtgtgtgtgtgtgtgtgtgtgtgtatatgtgtgtgtgtgtgtgtgtgtatgagtgtgtgtgtgtgtgtgtgtgtgtgtctctgtgtgtgtgtgtgtatgtgtgtgcgtgtgtgagtatgtgtgtctctgtgtgtctgtgtgtgtgtgtgtgtgtgtgtgtgtgtgtgtgtgtgtgtgtgtgtgcatgagactCACTCTGATGGTGAATCCTGTAGCAGAGTGTGCTGTTGGCGCGGGTGTTGTGACCTTTCCCAGGAGGGCGGTGCTGACGGAGTTGATGTAGCTGGACTTCCCTCCTCCCATTGGGCCgcagaggaagaggcggagcCTCTTCACCTTAGAGttgcccacacacagacccctcagctcttccacacacagcgctggtctggaggggagtgtgtgagagattatacagggaaaacacacacacacacacacacacacacacagagacacacacacacacacagacaaacacacacacagcgctggtctggaggggagtgtgtgagaggttacacacggaaaacacacacagacacacagacacacacagacacacacacacacacacacacacacagacacagacacagacagacacacacacacacacacacacacacacacacacagtgctggtctggaggggagtgtgtgagagattacacacacatgtccacggaagacacacacacacacacacacagcgctggaggggagtgtgtgagagattatacacacatgtccacggaaaacacacacacacacacacacacacacacacacattacacttgTTAAAGCCTGTTTGTGTACTTACTCCCagcttattcacacacaaacacacgcacatacacacacacacacacacacacacacacacacacacacacacattacacttgTTAAAGCCTGTCTGTGTACTTACTCCCagcttattcacacacacacacacacacacacacacacacacacacacacacacacacacacacacacacacacacattacacttgTTAAAGCCTGTCTGTGTACTTACTCCCAGCTTATTCGTCTCCACTCCCCATCCAGCTGGTTCTCTGTGAGACACACAAAACCAacagcattaacacacacacacgcacagacacacacacacacacaacctctgtgGGGTGGAGATAGTAGTATAGTaaaagtatagtatagtaataCTATAGTCATTGGCAagttgtacacaaacacacacacacacacacacacacacacacacacacacacacacacacacacacacacacagacacacagacacacagagacacacacacacacacacacacacacacacacacacagacagagagacacacacacacacacacacactgtgagaaggtgaattctccccctcctcacggtggcaaaaagggatggtgccctttaagacttTTGGACTCCCCCACCATAATGGTTGGGTCTGGGCTCCCCTCATGAACATGGTGGACTTAATTAAGCCCaagtggctgtgccctatttaaagggtgcctcatttgtaggtagagagagactgttGGTGAGAGGCACGAGAGCACTGACAGAGAGGTACGAGGAcaaaaacacttccctgtttaCCGGTGTGAAAGGAAGGGTTTTTGGTGTCTAGTGGACACTGTGTCTTtgtgctttgtctttgtgtcttgtatattgtggctgtttttgtgtgcttgttttgtttgctttgtgtggTACGGCTAGCTATGTACTTCGGGCTGAGCGCCggggcctagtttggggcctggcttgggcctggAGAGGGTGCCGatatttgggcctaatcggccaagcaggtgcctaggGTGCCAGGTTACTCAAGTCCCGGTGAGTACGGCCTGTATCTGTAATCTGTTGgatttatatgtgtttgtgttgtgtgcattgTGTTGGGGTTAACAGTCCCCCCTgtaagtaaatatatatatattttatctaAAACCACCATATCCTGCACGGTATTTCCactacaccacccagtccagtcgccacatccttaaaagaacgtggggtgaccgtccggtccctcacccacacacacacacacacacacacacacacacacacacacatgcacagacagagacacacagacacacacacacacacacacacgcacagacagagacacacaaacacacacacaaacacagacacacacacacacacacacacacacacacatgcacagacagagacacacacacacacacacacacacacacacacaaacctctcgGTGAGTGGTGGAGATCGTAGATATAGTCGTTGCCAAGGCAAACTATCTGCTTCAGCGCCCGTAGCAACAAGGTGTCAATCATGTCGTTAAGCTCCTCCTCTTCATGGTAGTTCTTGACGGGGAAGATGAGGTTCATTGGCACCCCCACTCTGTTACTGCACTCcagcatctgaacacacacacacacaccgtacacacacacacacacacacacacacacacacacacacacacacacaaacacacacacacagtgagatagTCAGATCATctttcactgctcctcatcccgGCATACACATCGAGGAAGACAAAACCTTACACAAAGACCATAAAAATCCGGCTCTCTCTCAACTTTGCTTTGAACAAACAGTGTGGGACATATTTGAACAGCATAACCTGGAGGAATATAAAGAAACTGTACTGTCCTACATCAAACATTGTACAGAAACAATGTCACTGCAGACAAAAGGATTTGGGTGTTGTGAACGCCCAGCGTTCCATGCGACCCGACAAGGGTGTTTTTTAGTAAAACAGGTTAATTTATTAACTCTTACATTAACAAACTTAGGTAGTCAAACTTAACACAAATGCCTTAAGCCCACAGGCTTGAACACAGAGTTACTAGAACCTTCCCCTCGTCTGTcctgcttcactctctctctctaaactctAAAACTCTTCTAACAAATGAGTTGCTGCTCAGGTGCCAAACTAGTCTAACAATTTACACCTGAGCTTGCAGCCAGCAATCAGACCTCCCTtgtccccagagcacctccccagggGTCCTAGAGCCTGCCCAGTATAGGTCTGCTAAGAGAATTCTCTAACTTTATACCTAGTGGAACCacaagagcagcttggggtaCCACAGTGTTTCCTAACCAGAAACCCTGGGTGACAAGCAAGGTCAAGACCCTACTCCGAGAGAGCGTAACTCTGCCTTCAGGTCAGGTGACAAGGCCCTATAAAGTACTAGAGCCAACCTGAAGAATCAGCGTACAGATTACTACagattattacattattactaATTCTGGAGTACAGGAGGCAAAGTATCCAGACACCATacgtgtatatttgtgtgcactgtatgcatgtgtgtgtgtgtgtgtgtgtgtgtgtggttgttagtgtgtgtgtttgtgtgtgtgtgtgtgtgtgtgtgtggttgtgagtgtgtgtgtttgtgtgtgtatgtgtgtgtgtgtgtgtgtgtggttgtgtgtgtatgtgtgtgtgtgtgtgtgtgtgtgtgtggttgtgtgtgtgtgtgtgtggttgtgtgtttgtgtgtgtgtgtgtgtgtgtgtgtgtgtgtgtgtggttgtgtgtgtgtgtgtgtggttgtgagtgtgtgtgtgtgtgtaattatgcatatgtgtatgtgtgtgagtgtgtgtttccacctTTTCTTTAATCTTCCTGCTCCCATAGATGCACCCTAGGTCCTCTCTGACGTTAGAACACGTCTCATCCACCTGCGTCATGACAACCACCTGAGGGAcacctgtagagagagagaaagacgttATACActacatcactgtgtgtgtgagtgtgagtgtgtgtgtgtgtgtgtgtgtgtgtgtgtgtgtgtgtaattatgcatatgtgtgtgcgcgtgtgtgtgcgtgtgtgtgcgtgtgtgtgt contains the following coding sequences:
- the LOC105892759 gene encoding uncharacterized protein LOC105892759, which translates into the protein MYNNLRRQPVAGDIYQDMLQNVLHQLIRVWNCIIQFIMNFFQPSPLNSLPLLEKDWRPINWGIRSDLKEEMRNFELSNPDVEHLRILVHGPVGAGKSSFINSVDSIFQERMTSAALAETTSDCSFTRTFRTHKIKDGHYGTCLPFVLCDVMGLERGESQGAHPDDLVQALQGHIKDGHRFKPAVSLCEDDPHYNSTPSLSDKVHCLVSVIPASKISLMDDTIIQKIKAVRRKASEMGVPQVVVMTQVDETCSNVREDLGCIYGSRKIKEKMLECSNRVGVPMNLIFPVKNYHEEEELNDMIDTLLLRALKQIVCLGNDYIYDLHHSPRENQLDGEWRRISWEPALCVEELRGLCVGNSKVKRLRLFLCGPMGGGKSSYINSVSTALLGKVTTPAPTAHSATGFTIRNKNYTFKDGASGLFPFAVADVMGLEGGAKAGAHVDDITNALKGRIKAGYKFNPVSPLFDEGAYYHSKPSLSDQAHCLVMVVSADAISNMDDSVITKMKTVRERARDIPQAVVMTMVDKASSLVREDLRELYTSKTIKDKMEECSEKLGVSLSSIFPVKNYQDETQLDDKMDALILSSVTHIINMANDYVTSMEE